In the Cydia fagiglandana chromosome 5, ilCydFagi1.1, whole genome shotgun sequence genome, one interval contains:
- the LOC134664333 gene encoding proliferation-associated protein 2G4, producing MADDKEVEKTIAEDLVVTKYKLAGQIVNRVLEQVLAKCVPDASAREICEFGDKTILDETSKVFKKEKDSKKGIAFPTCVSVNNCICHFSPIPSETDYILKQGDLVKVDLGAHIEGFIAVVAHTICVGGGEVTGRAADVLLAAHYASEAALRLLRPDNENYAVTDAVQKISAEFGCKPVEGMLSHQLKQFRIDGEKSIIQNPSEAQRKEHEKCTLETYEVYAMDVLVSTGEGVGREMDTRCTIYKKTDEIYQLKLKASRMFYSEVRNKHGSMPFNLRSFDKETSARLGVVECVNHKLIEPFQVLYERPGELVAQFKFTALLLPSGTHRITGLPFDKASVKSERSIKDPELTSLLNSSAKANKKKKKKTAEEPMEVETVA from the exons ATGGCTGACGATAAAGAAGTGGAAAAAACGATCGCAGAGGACTTGGTTGTAACCAAGTACAAACTTGCCGGACAAATTGTGAACC GTGTTCTAGAGCAAGTGCTTGCAAAATGCGTGCCGGACGCGTCTGCGCGAGAGATTTGCGAGTTCGGAGACAAGACTATCCTTGATGAGACCTCAAAGGTGTTCAAGAAGGAGAAGGACTCCAAAAAGGGCATCGCGTTCCCAACATGCGTGTCTGTAAACAACTGTATATGTCACTTCTCACCCATCCCTAGTGAAACTGACTACATCCTGAAACAGGGTGATTTGGTGAAAGT AGACTTGGGTGCACACATAGAGGGCTTCATCGCAGTAGTGGCACACACCATCTGCGTGGGAGGCGGCGAGGTGACCGGGCGCGCTGCAGATGTTCTCCTAGCTGCCCATTACGCAAGTGAAGCTGCTTTGAGATTGCTCCGGCCAGACAATGAG AACTATGCAGTAACCGATGCTGTACAAAAGATCTCAGCAGAATTCGGCTGCAAGCCCGTGGAGGGAATGCTGTCGCACCAGCTGAAACAGTTCCGCATCGACGGAGAGAAGAGCATCATCCAGAACCCCTCGGAGGCACAGCGCAAGGAGCATGAGAAGTGCACACTTGAGACCTATGAGGTGTACGCCATGGATGTCCTGGTTTCCACGGGAGAGGGTGTT GGTCGTGAAATGGACACGCGGTGTACGATATACAAGAAGACCGATGAGATATATCAGTTGAAACTGAAGGCATCTAGAATGTTCTACAGTGAG GTACGCAATAAGCATGGGTCCATGCCGTTCAACCTGAGGAGCTTCGACAAGGAGACCAGCGCGAGATTAGGCGTCGTCGAGTGCGTCAACCACAAACTTATCGAGCCTTTCCAG GTCCTGTACGAGCGGCCCGGCGAATTGGTAGCGCAGTTCAAGTTCACGGCGCTGCTGCTGCCGAGCGGCACGCACCGCATCACCGGGCTGCCCTTCGACAAGGCCTCCGTCAAGAGCGAGCGCTCCATCAAGGACCCAGAGCTCACt TCCCTCCTCAACTCCTCTGCGAAAGCCaacaagaagaagaaaaagaagaccGCCGAGGAACCTATGGAAGTCGAAACCGTTGCCTAG
- the LOC134664797 gene encoding MICOS complex subunit MIC13 homolog QIL1 — protein MLKFGIKSAIFGTAVYYTIDKGVWKDSSTTAALYEDLEKGASPYVGELKKQIPYELPPLPSNDRMSYLFKYYWNSGVKATFRFLVDLPEHVSGLTMKTIDMVSASLDSAEQSANLTQAKDK, from the exons ATGCTCAA GTTTGGAATCAAATCTGCTATCTTCGGCACAGCAGTTTATTACACGATCGATAAAGGTGTATGGAAGGACAGTAGCACCACTGCTGCATTATACGAAGATCTTGAAAAGGGGGCATCGCCTTATGTTGGGGAGCTCAAGAAACAAATACCCTATGag CTACCTCCACTTCCATCCAATGATAGAATGTCGTATCTATTTAAATATTACTGGAATAGCGGCGTAAAAGCGACATTCAGGTTTCTTGTAGATCTTCCGGAGCATGTTTCTGGTTTAACAATGAAGACAATTGACATGGTGTCTGCCTCTTTGGATTCAGCAGAACAAAGCGCAAACCTTACTCAAGCAAAAGATAAATGA
- the LOC134664332 gene encoding uncharacterized protein LOC134664332, translated as MEDIISRLMQNIDKCLQPKLERNCEECKHHDEYTLRKDILTAEFPITFNLLGEVDLRHVSAAAGVLSSLLIMYEELRLDAVWNPEVSKEYAKQLNNFLELSCDITFDNMLKVERPFYEPQEVFDCCMEKIHRRLTPETFKRYPATIDVYCKLIQNIKDYSIAVNPQQTLPASLLLIDDYMTVHKTKGLKSCAAILQSMASNGFHNGNYYEVVYTSLKNSLQVQYVDVNKLSHICLMELIRLLPAQEKTVKSGDLFVVTLEQLYQESNLLRKANNFRFSKKLIEINGVNCVNRKKAFCTIVCDNLDTCSNVDVAQMLLMSILECFEEWIKHCWCVWNVRLPSDQHLLSLLLKVMYINIHDEQLSKKLQEILETLICISTKEDQQQILGSLEARRQLTSQEFLRRLEATRNEARSFAHRP; from the exons ATGGAGGATATAATTTCCAGGCTTATGCAAAACATAGATAAGTGTTTACAACCTAAACTTGAAAGGAATTGTGAAGAATGTAAACATCATGATGAATATACTTTGCGAAAAGATATATTAACTGCAGAATTTCCAATAACATTTAACCTCCTCGGAGAGGTAGACCTGAGACATGTTTCAGCTGCCGCAGGCGTCCTATCTTCTCTGCTAATAATGTACGAAGAGCTACGATTAGATGCAGTATGGAATCCAGAGGTTTCTAAAGAATACGCAAAACAACTAAATAATTTTCTGGAATTGTCGTGTGACATTACATTTGATAACATGTTGAAGGTAGAGAGACCTTTCTATGAACCGCAGGAGGTATTTGACTGCTGTATGGAGAAGATACATCGGAGGCTTACACCTGAGACCTTTAAAAGATATCCGGCAACTATTGATGTGTATTGCAAActcattcaaaatataaaa GACTACAGTATAGCAGTGAATCCACAACAGACACTGCCAGCGTCCCTGCTCCTCATTGATGATTATATGACCGTCCACAAGACCAAAGGTTTGAAGAGTTGTGCTGCTATTTTACAAAGCATG GCATCAAACGGGTTCCATAACGGCAACTACTATGAAGTTGTGTACACAAGCCTCAAGAACTCCCTCCAGGTGCAGTATGTGGATGTGAACAAGCTCTCTCACATCTGCCTCATGGAATTGATAAGGCTTCTGCCAGCTCAGGAaaag ACAGTAAAGTCAGGAGACCTCTTCGTGGTGACCCTGGAGCAGTTGTACCAAGAGTCCAACTTGCTCAGGAAAGCCAACAACTTCCGGTTCAGTAAGAAGCTGATCGAGATCAACGGCGTGAACTGCGTGAACAGGAAGAAGGCGTTCTGCACCATTGTGTGTGACAACCTGGACACGTGCTCCAATGTGGATGTGGCGCAAATGCTGCTTATGTCCATTTTagag TGTTTCGAAGAATGGATAAAGCACTGCTGGTGCGTATGGAACGTTCGTCTGCCATCCGACCAGCATCTTCTCTCCCTCCTGCTGAAAGTCATGTACATCAATATCCACGATGAGCAGCTCTCCAAAAAACTCCAAGAAATACTAGAAACCCTCATTTGTATTTCTACTAAGGAGGACCAGCAGCAGATATTGGGGAGTTTGGAGGCAAGGAGGCAGCTGACGAGCCAGGAGTTTTTGAGGAGGCTTGAAGCTACCAGGAATGAAGCTCGGAGTTTTGCGCATCGACCATAA